A stretch of the Tachysurus vachellii isolate PV-2020 chromosome 26, HZAU_Pvac_v1, whole genome shotgun sequence genome encodes the following:
- the prrc2b gene encoding protein PRRC2B isoform X3: MSDRLGQITKSKDGKSKYSSLNLFDKYKGKSIETQKTTVVARHGLQSLGKVAAARRMPPPAHLPSLKSENRGNDPNVIIVPKDGTGWANKQEQPDQKSSVVLTAQPPEPQQPLPLQKSVSNLQKPTAAASQESTSTGGPKQWAQLNGKALDQDGLRVSNRLQPFSHEEFPTLKAAGEQDKVGKEKIVFDPSYGPGPSLRPQNVTSWREGGGRYLQPPSLSSALSSDPEGKTSASPEATSPLPPPSSSSTSTTSSSANAASTASSDPKDPSVRLAPPTRRPTPGLQYQLHHSSTTTYHDMLPAFMCSKETPDGPGSTEHGSSAAAVVAPMRFDARPTFRPPYPPPDPVNGDVRRESRFARVPPRPSPRPIRRPGDRPSRPAIINPDDLKDLDDLDNDCEDGWAGLHEEVDYSEKLKFSDDEEDHLPSEKSKIWGEWESRRDRQSSMSSDDQEDLYHHQQDPLPSRKSNSRYGSTDLQQKSSGVNESLEEQDEPQRSAPLPPRGKFVSPDVSEAVERARRRREEEERRAREERLAACAEKLKKLDEKFGKIERPAHSGDVHGGENKELLLSPGRETGKAHQEAWQHGNKDVSEQKFDSLHSQDYRDDFSYRSEDDGPDYTQRHQKAVPPRFQKQQQDQLYKMQQWQQAGSGPAQRGYYPPHVLGFDPRWMMMPPYMDPRMTQGRSTVDYYTPNVHSSGVGKSAMQQDRLNSPGSASDEGGHSSMHQEKKAHSDTYSVWSQDGYPPARSFTPPYQRQHESAERSQADDRSDRSCSQQDSYEERGIERAESPSENLIHQGYHPSRGSNISLSSQRDEDASQAGHSEYSKTEHQKDVSSNRHQRDPDSRDDVCECKEKSFDSGFWRKDDSIKKDKDAVQWSDPGSSSSSGVSQPSEPIGRTFRRTGPIKKPVLKALKVEDKENEKPKSEPEEKPVPYRLEKEVLTNVYDLKKDNQPSISRHPGPPVASHEEKQPSRPKVEKSSNLNEESNKENGWDGSNSQVKENPESREPPVPRRNNWIFIDEEQAFAGARGAGRGRGRGFREFNSRGGGRGGRSENNRGVYNTGNIQRTGRGRGSRDFVKTEDLQRGKPRRRNVSETLSEASEYEELPKRRRQKNGENGEAAYSSSGDTKRADRDSWRSNKVYNNDQSISGEAREKPKTRSFGRSLPPRLNTGYNRGFGSKDFTTWRGRGNQFGSGSIQENGYTFTSGDSSRKSAECDLKYPPKFASSFENGAEDREGDYHGDNDNSDNRPLRRRRPPRQDKPPRFRRLRQERETGGQWNSEEYVNGDFINPWSGRSKPGEDHWPGQYSGNRQHDFTPQGEDWETGSENSDLNDWREKRGDAPVEVGHGEPGSEKRELSKRSFSSQRPLVDRQNRKSDILESSKMPRSTDAPSVGGSSNRNDGWQNGMTTNCRRSPEDTASGLNAGSVYGVEQTEDGLSISNTDASGKKLEKDLKPRSIKGDLSEPLSQYDLNSYPIESDSRVSVPSPDGFQDALAKKQRRPQEDERRRKEQGAPVMVKNRAITSKMPPRFAKKQSGISIEQPEETLSSNNLGTEIWETNSTALTVQSSGGDSWTKQVSYTGSEPNSEDSDAGPEQSKEHKPGPIGNERSLKNRKGSEGVERLEGPITPVNGVDIHVENVIPVPPIEFGVSPKDSDFSLPPGSAPVVVSNPVTKLQDALASNAGLAQGIPMLRRDHLQPGINLNTISFPTTDLTLKMESARKAWENSQSLPEQGSPGGAGSVTQPPCSSSSAVSYSSFGGVSMPPMPVASVAPSVSMQGQIYSGNHIPPLYLDGHMFQSQPRLVPPTMTQQQSYQQAAAAQQIPISIHTSLQAQAQLGLRGGLPVSQSQEMFNSIPAFRSQVYMQPSLSHPSAMVLSGAAQLKGPYSAFPGMQPSEMVKQQSGSHFQPINGSQALVYDSTINQAAGMGTSQLMDSQLIQVTMPLPGSQLRYGSAQQHLILPQSIQLQQGQNLSVGAPRRIIPSASQPPVIAAGREPSQLEMKGFQFPDKASHSPGIPGGPYRPGSASPSGKPSGPGVPPNVGPLPGHYAQQVPPPQGNMVMHMRTPTSGPYPNPIQRPVMQVNKAVIMRSTPYTSPGRDPTHCAPPNNPEPPNKGAEEGTKVLREARQVVSDLKAASSSSVIPGKLQEATVVGPGKPNRTGAIKPQNIKVEESKA; encoded by the exons ATGTCAGATCGTTTGGGGCAAATAACCAAGTCCAAGGATGGGAAAAGCAAGTATTCCTCGCTCAACCTATTTGACAAGTACAAGGGAAAGTCAATAGAAACTCAGAAAACCACAG TTGTTGCTCGACATGGCTTACAGAGTCTTGGTAAAGTGGCCGCTGCCCGGCGCATGCCCCCGCCTGCTCACCTGCCGAGCCTGAAGTCCGAGAACAGAGGAAACGATCCAAACGTGATTATCGTGCCCAAAGACGGAACAGGATGGGCGAACAAGCAGGAACAACCCGATCAAAAGAG TTCCGTTGTGTTGACAGCACAGCCGCCGGAGCCGCAGCAGCCGCTGCCTTTGCAGAAATCCGTCTCCAATCTTCAGAAGCCTACAGCGGCAGCCAGTCaggag AGCACAAGCACCGGTGGACCAAAGCAATGGGCACAACTAAATGGAAAGGCACTAGATCAAGATG GTTTAAGGGTCTCAAACCGACTGCAGCCCTTCTCTCACGAGGAATTTCCGACGCTGAAAGCAGCAGGAGAACAGGACAAGGTTGGCAAGGAAAAAATCGTCTTCGATCCGTCGTATGGGCCAGGACCAAGCCTCCGCcctcaga aTGTGACGAGTTGGAGGGAGGGTGGAGGGAGGTATCTTCAGCCCCCATCTCTGTCCTCAGCCCTCTCCTCCGATCCAGAGGGCAAAACCAGTGCCTCTCCTGAGGCTACCagtcctcttcctcctccatccTCATCTTCCACCTCCACCACTTCCTCTTCTGCCAACGCGGCCAGCACGGCTTCATCTGACCCAAAGGACCCTTCCGTTCGACTGGCTCCACCCACTCGCCGACCAACCCCTGGGCTGCAGTATCAGCTCCATCactcctccaccaccacctaCCATGACATGCTGCCTGCTTTT ATGTgttccaaggagactcctgatGGTCCGGGTTCTACCGAGCACGGCTCTTCTGCTGCCGCCGTTGTTGCCCCTATGCGCTTTGATGCTCGTCCCACATTTAGGCCCCCTTACCCTCCTCCTGATCCAGTCAA CGGAGACGTGAGGAGAGAGAGCCGTTTTGCCCGCGTCCCACCTCGTCCCTCTCCTCGGCCAATTCGGCGTCCTGGCGACCGGCCTTCCCGTCCTGCCATCATCAACCCAGATGATCTGAAAGACCTGGATGACCTAGATAATGACTGTGAGGACGGATGGGCAG GTCTTCATGAGGAGGTGGATTACAGCGAGAAGCTCAAATTCAGTGACGACGAAGAGGATCACTTACCCAGTGAGAAGAGCAAGATCTG GGGAGAGTGGGAATCTCGTCGTGACCGACAGTCATCCATGAGCTCCGACGATCAGGAGGACTTGTACCATCACCAGCAGGATCCTTTGCCTTCCAGAAAATCCAACAGCAGATACGGCTCCACCGACCTGCAG CAGAAGAGCAGCGGTGTGAACGAGTCTCTGGAGGAACAGGACGAGCCTCAGCGTTCTGCTCCCCTTCCTCCTCGGGGAAAATTTGTCTCTCCGGACGTTTCTGAGGCTGTGGAAAGGGCACGTCGGAGgcgtgaggaggaggagaggcgTGCACGAGAGGAGAGGCTGGCTGCCTGTGCTGAAAAACTCAAGAAACTGGACGAGAAATTTGGCAAAATAGAGAGACCAGCACACAGTGGAGATGTGCACggaggagaaaataaagagctGTTGCTGTCACCTGGGAGAGAGACGGGCAAAGCTCATCAGGAAGCCTGGCAGCATGGAAATAAAG ATGTTTCTGAGCAGAAATTCGACTCGCTCCACAGCCAGGATTACAGGGACGATTTCAGCTACAGGAGTGAGGACGATGGTCCTGACTACACCCAACGGCACCAGAAAGCCGTTCCCCCACGCTTCCAAAAGCAGCAGCAG GATCAGCTGTATAAGATGCAGCAGTGGCAGCAGGCTGGGTCTGGTCCAGCTCAAAGAGGGTATTATCCCCCTCATGTGCTTGGCTTTGACCCCCGCTGGATGATGATGCCCCCTTACATGGACCCACGGATGACCCAGGGACGCTCAACAGTCGATTATTATACTCCTAACGTCCACTCCTCGG GTGTAGGGAAGTCTGCCATGCAGCAGGACCGCCTCAACAGCCCTGGGTCTGCCTCAGACGAGGGCGGCCATTCCAGCATGCACCAAGAGAAGAAGGCACACTCTGACACGTACTCAGTTTGGAGCCAAGATGGGTATCCACCTGCACGCAGTTTCACCCCACCTTATCAGAGACAGCACGAGAGCGCTGAGAGAAGTCAGGCAGACGACAG GAGCGACCGGTCGTGCTCTCAGCAGGACTCGTATGAGGAGAGAGGGATAGAACGTGCTGAAAGCCCTTCAGAAAATCTCATCCATCAGGGCTACCACCCAAGCAGAGGGTCCAATATATCTCTTAGTTCGCAGCGAGACGAAGATGCGTCTCAGGCAGGACACAGTGAGTACTCGAAAACCGAGCACCAGAAAGATGTTTCCTCAAACCGGCACCAGAGAGATCCGGATTCTCGTGACGACGTGTGTGAGTGCAAGGAGAAGAGTTTTGATTCTGGTTTCTGGAGGAAAGACGACTCTATAAAGAAAGATAAAGATGCCGTGCAGTGGTCCGATCCAGGGTCTAGCAGTAGCAGTGGGGTCAGCCAACCGTCCGAGCCGATCGGCAGAACCTTCAGAAGGACGGGTCCTATCAAGAAACCAGTGCTCAAGGCCCTGAAGGTGGAGGACAAGGAGAACGAGAAGCCCAAATCAGAACCAGAAGAGAAGCCTGTTCCGTATAGACTCGAGAAGGAAGTCCTTACCAATGTCTATGACTTGAAAAAGGACAACCAGCCTTCAATTAGCAGGCACCCAGGTCCTCCTGTGGCCTCTCACGAGGAAAAACAACCTTCTCGTCCAAAAGTCGAGAAATCCAGCAACCTGAATGAAGAATCCAACAAGGAGAATGGATGGGATGGCAGTAATTCCCAGGTGAAGGAGAACCCTGAAAGCAGAGAGCCTCCAGTGCCTCGTCGAAACAACTGGATCTTTATAGATGAAGAACAGGCTTTTGCTGGAGCCAGAGGGGCAGGGCGAGGTAGAGGCAGAGGATTTAGGGAGTTTAACTCACGTGGCGGAGGCCGAGGAGGGCGTAGTGAAAACAATAGGGGCGTGTACAACACCGGAAATATCCAACGAACAGGCCGGGGCCGAGGGTCAAGGGATTTTGTCAAAACTGAAGATTTGCAAAGAGGCAAACCACGAAGAAGGAACGTGAGCGAGACTCTGAGCGAGGCCTCTGAATACGAAGAGCTGCCCAAGCGGCGCCGCCAGAAAAATGGAGAGAATGGAGAGGCTGCTTATTCCTCTTCTGGAGACACTAAAAGGGCAGACCGTGATTCCTGGCGCTCCAATAAGGTTTACAATAACGATCAGAGCATTAGTGGAGAAGCGAGGGAAAAACCCAAGACGAGAAGTTTTGGTCGGTCTCTTCCTCCACGCTTGAACACTGGATATAACCGTGGGTTTGGATCAAAAGATTTTACCACTTGGAGGGGAAGAGGGAACCAGTTTGGAAGTGGATCCATTCAGGAGAACGGCTACACCTTTACAAGTGGCGACTCCTCTAGAAAATCGGCAGAATGCGATCTGAAATACCCTCCAAAGTTTGCTTCATCTTTCGAGAACGGCGCCGAAGATCGGGAAGGAGACTACCACGGTGACAACGATAATTCAGACAACCGGCCACTGAGAAGGCGACGCCCTCCTCGACAAGACAAACCTCCGAGGTTTAGACGTCTACGCCAGGAACGAGAAACCGGAGGGCAGTGGAACAGTGAGGAGTACGTCAATGGGGATTTTATAAATCCTTGGTCCGGTCGATCCAAACCCGGAGAGGACCATTGGCCTGGTCAGTATTCTGGAAATAGGCAGCATGATTTCACACCTCAGGGTGAGGACTGGGAGACTGGATCGGAAAACAGTGACCTGAACGACTGGAGAGAGAAGCGTGGCGACGCACCTGTAGAAGTGGGCCATGGGGAGCCAGGCTCTGAGAAACGAGAGCTCTCCAAGAGAAGTTTCTCCAGCCAGCGCCCTCTGGTGGACCGACAGAATCGTAAGAGCGACATTTTGGAGAGCTCAAAAATGCCCCGATCCACAGACGCTCCTTCCGTCGGCGGGTCGTCTAACCGAAACGACGGTTGGCAGAACGGAATGACGACCAACTGCAGACG GAGTCCCGAGGACACAGCATCGGGCTTGAATGCTGGGTCGGTGTACGGTGTAGAGCAGACAGAAGACGGCCTTTCCATCAGCAACACCGACGCTTCAGGGAAGAAGCTGGAGAAAGACCTAAAGCCGAGGAGCATAAAGGGAGACTTGTCGGAGCCGCTTTCACAATACGACCTCAACAGCTACCCAA TTGAAAGCGATTCTAGAGTCTCTGTTCCAAGTCCTGACGGATTCCAAGACGCGCTCGCCAAAAAACAGCGGCGCCCGCAGGAGGACGAGCGAAGGAGGAAGGAACAAGGAGCACCA GTAATGGTAAAGAACAGAGCGATCACTTCAAAAATGCCTCCTCGTTTCGCAAAGAAGCAAAGCGGCATCTCCATCGAACAGCCCGAGGAAACCCTCTCGAGCAATAACCTTGGCACTGAGATCTGGGAGACCAACAGCACAG CGCTTACAGTTCAGTCGTCCGGCGGAGACTCGTGGACAAAGCAGGTTTCATACACTGGGAGTGAACCAAACTCAGAG GATTCAGACGCAGGGCCAGAGCAGAGCAAAGAGCACAAACCTGGGCCGATCGGAAACGAGCGCTCTCTGAAGAACCGCAAGGGTTCTGAGGGAGTGGAGCGTCTTGAAGGCCCGATCACTCCCGTTAACGGAGTGGACATCCACGTCGAAAACGTTATCCCCGTCCCACCCATCGAGTTCGGAGTCAGCCCCAAGGACTCGGACTTTAGCCTCCCTCCAGGATCGGCACCGGTGGTCGTGTCCAACCCTGTCACCAAGCTGCAGGATGCTCTCGCCAGTAAC gcgggccttgctcagggtatTCCTATGCTGCGCAGAGATCACCTGCAACCTGGCATCAACCTCAACACCATTTCCTTCCCTACCACCGACCTCACTCTCAAG ATGGAGTCTGCACGTAAAGCCTGGGAGAACTCTCAATCCCTCCCTGAGCAGGGTTCTCCAGGCGGCGCCGGTTCAGTCACTCAACCCCCTTGCAGCTCGTCCAGCGCGGTCAGCTACAGCTCTTTTGGAGGCGTCTCCATGCCCCCTATGCCCGTGGCCTCTGTCGCGCCCTCCGTCTCCATGCAAGGTCAGATTTATTCCG GTAATCACATCCCACCTCTGTACCTGGACGGCCACATGTTTCAAAGCCAGCCTCGTTTGGTGCCGCCGACAATGACTCAGCAGCAAAGCTACCAACAG gctGCAGCCGCTCAGCAGATCCCCATCTCCATTCACACATCTCTGCAGGCTCAGGCTCAGCTCGGACTCCGGGGCGGTCTGCCTGTCTCTCAGTCCCAAGAGATGTTCAACTCTATCCCTGCTTTCAG GTCACAGGTGTACATGCAGCCCAGCCTGTCCCACCCAAGTGCGATGGTGCTTTCTGGAGCAGCCCAACTCAAAGGGCCGTACTCGGCGTTCCCCGGCATGCAGCCTTCCGAGATGGTGAAGCAGCAATCTGGCTCACACTTCCAGCCCATTAACGGCAGCCAGGCGCTGGTTTACGACAGCACCATCAACCAGGCTGCGGGAATGGGCACGTCTCAGCTCATGGACTCGCAGCTCATTCAG GTGACGATGCCTTTACCCGGCTCTCAGCTGCGTTACGGTTCGGCCCAGCAGCACCTGATCCTCCCGCAGTCCATCCAGCTTCAGCAGGGACAGAACCTGTCTGTCGGCGCCCCACGTCGCATCATCCCCTCCGCGTCCCAGCCACCGGTCATTGCTGCCGGCCGAGAG CCATCTCAGCTGGAGATGAAAGGATTTCAATTCCCTGATAAAGCCAGCCACTCACCTGGGATACCTGGTGGTCCGTACAG GCCAGGTTCAGCCAGCCCCAGTGGGAAGCCGTCTGGCCCCGGTGTCCCTCCAAACGTCGGCCCGCTCCCAGGCCATTACGCCCAACag GTGCCCCCTCCACAGGGCAACATGGTAATGCACATGCGCACCCCTACCAGTGGGCCTTACCCAAACCCTATACAGAGACCTGTAATGCAGGTAAACAAGGCTGTAATTATGCGCTCTACCCCTTACACGAGCCCAGGCCGCGATCCTACCCACTGCGCTCCCCCTAACAACCCGGAGCCCCCAAATAAGGGTGCAGAGGAGGGCACGAAG GTCCTTCGTGAGGCTCGGCAGGTCGTATCCGATCTGAAGGCGGCCTCTTCGTCGTCGGTGATTCCTGGAAAACTGCAAGAGGCCACTGTAGTTGGACCAGGGAAGCCGAACCGCACCGGAGCCATTAAACCTCAGAACATTAAAGTGGAGGAGAGCAAGGCTTGA